The Meriones unguiculatus strain TT.TT164.6M chromosome 18, Bangor_MerUng_6.1, whole genome shotgun sequence genome segment AAagtgcaaataggtccatatttatcaccctgcacaaaactcaagtccaagtaaatcaaagaactTGACATAAAAATAGAGACTCTAAACCTACTAGAATGCAACATGGAGAAGTTTATAACTcgctggcataggagacaacttcctgaacagaacagaacaccaacagcaaaagctctgagctcaacaattaataaatgggatctcatgaaactgagatgcttctgtaagtcaaagaacactgtcaatagaaataaaaaacagcagcttacaaattgggaaaagatcttcaccaaccctatatcagacagagggctgatatataaaatatagaaagaatttaagaaatctaaaaccaacaaatcaaataatacaattaaaatattgaatacaaagctaaatcaagatttcacacacacacacacacacacacacacacacacatacacatacacacatgcacagaattcaaaacagaagatttttgaatggctgagaaacaaataaatgctcaatgtccttagccatcagagaaatacaaatccaaacaattattaagattccatcttataccagtcagagtggctaatattaaaaaaaaaaaaacctcaagtaacaacacatgctggagaggatgtggagaaaggggaacactctccattgctgtaaacttgtacaacctctctggaaattaatttggcactttctcagaaaattggggaaagttccacccaccctaagacccagctgtaccactcctgggcatatactcaaaacatGTTCTACCATATaccaaggacatttactcaactatggtCATAGTGGctctattaataatagccagaatctagaaacaacctaagtgtccttcaattgaggaatgaatatagaaattgtggtacatttacacagtggaacactactcagcaatcaaaaacaaagaaatcatgaaatttgcaggcaaatggatgagactagaaaagatcttccaaaGTGAAGTAACAcacctcagaaagacacacatgatatgtattcacttataagtggatattagatctatacaggataatcacactacagtTCGCAGATAGTTAAGGGAGGGTGCCGAAATGTCACACAAAAATAGACTAGAGAGCAGAAAGTAGAACAGATAGCATAAGGGAATTGGGCAGGTGATGAaatggggaggaaaagaaagggtggagatcagatgtggggagaagtggggtgggaggaaagagggctgggaaaaagaagggaaacttGGAGGGAGGGTCATCTCTTTGTCAagttggaggcctgtgacagggtaggctcctggcagGATATAGTTGTGACTCtaggtgagactcctaacaggggggagagtggacatgaagactgaagtgaccacttcctagccaggcaagacaacaacccacagacaaaatctgtgatccaaaacttaccctgcctacaagaagggcAGGGATAAGAAGAAACAATGATGGAgggaaaatccaaacaataataggcccaacctgagacccactcgaTGGTAGAGAGCCATCTCCTGACACTAATAAGAATACTTTGCTatacttgcagataggagcctaatatggctgtcctctgggagggttcagccagcagcagatggagacaggtGTTGGGACTTACAGCCAAGCACGTGGTGGAaatctgggggtcctgtggaactGTAGGAGGAAtgatggaaggagatggaggggacaggagcctcacaagaagaccaacagagacaactaacccagtcccatggggtcttgcagagactgagacatcaactaaggagcatgcatgatctggacctagagCAACTTGGGTTTCATATGGATGCCTGGCAAGTGGGGGGGTGAGGGCTGTTTCTAacagggactctgttgcctgcttttggatcacttccccctagcagtgctgccttgcctggcctcagggggtgAAAATATGCTCAGACCTGATGTGAttggatgtgctggggaaggttaatatggggtagggagggctccccttttctggggaaaaatactgaggggatggaggaagaaggGTAAGTGTGGCAAGACTGAGCGGAACGAATGGGggggtaaataaaataattataaaaataaataaataaataaatacattaattaattaatataaattttacctAACAGGCAAAAACAAATCCACATGTAGTACTTTTATTTTACAATCAGCAGGATTTATTGTAACCCCATATCAAGTCAATTTTCTAAAATCAACAAAGGAAATGTTTATATTCCATAGCGTTCATAGTTATTGCATCAGTTCATACCTGCTAATATCACATACAGTTACAGATCATACTTCATCAGTAATGTGACCAGATTTTTTCACCATgggttgtttcttttattttttatattaaatttttaatttttaatattagttacagtttattaactttgtattccagctgtatccttctcACTTGTACCCTCCCAATcttattctccctccctcatcatctccctgcccctttgtaagtccactgataggacctctccccctttcatctgaccctagcttatcaggtatttcaggcctggctgcaatgtcctcctctgtggcctagaaagagccagccattgagttccttttagaaatagtccttgttccccttactagggtacccacttagatactgagctacatgggctacatttcagcaggggttctaggttatatccatacatggtccttggttggagatacagtctcacaaaagaccccagtgcccaggtacatttggtccttgtggagctcctgtcctctccaggtcatactaactaccccttctttcatacgattctctgcactctgctgaaggtttggttatgcttTAGGGAATTATGTTCACTGCACAGGTTTTGTTCTTGACATATCTCTCATGATTAGCACGTGGCCTCAAAATCTGAAATTCTTTAGTCACTTAGATTATATTGTTACAGGAACAGACCAGGCAGctgcaagctgttttttaagtTTCTTAGAAATGAAGTGAATAATTTCGAAAAGTTCAATAAAATTATCAGTGCTGAGATGACTAATAGGAAGTTTTACTCGTCATTCTTCCCATTTTCACAAATTTGCAGTACTCAGTATCATTGTTATTGGAGAAATCCCTAAGGATGTCCAAGATAATTATTTCTTAGGTTCTCATTTTGTTCGGAAGACAGAAAAGGTGACATGGAACACACAGGGGACAGTGAAGTGAAGAAGGATTAACCAGGTGGAAAGACGTCTTGATATGCATGAATGTCTTCATAAACCCACATCAGATGGGAAGAAAATGTGACCCAAGAGAAAGCTGTGATTTTGGTAAGTCAGCTCTCTGATATCCTTCTTTtaggtaattaataaaatatttctagttATCTCTTTTTACCATTATATGTTGTATATTAAGTTCAGAATGTGTTTTTGACTTTCTTCTATTTGAGTCCAatattgtggggtttttttccccACTTCTGTTCCATGAATGCTCGAGTCTATCTCAGATGCTCGCCATTTTTAATCAGATAATCTATTAGAGTAGTATAGAGATAACAtttcacaaatattcacttcaagTTAAACAGACAGAATAGCTTTGAGCCAAGGAGTGCATAGCAGATAAGAAAACTTTCAGAATAGAATTGggcataaaaagaaaagcattctgaGTGGTTATTGTGGGAATCAGCTCAAAAGGGCATTCAGTACAGAAATGCAtggaaaaatacaagaaaataaacagtttGCTTCTAGAATCTTAAAAAGATAATTCAAGTTTCTTCAAtcagtttctttttgtatttctcaacataaaaacattaGATATTCTAAGAGAATTTCTACTAAGTTAAATGCAAAAATTGCAGAGTCCCTTTAAATGATTGTATTCAATAGGTCTTTGACAGTCGTGATAAAAAAGTCCTGGGCAAAAGAGGAGCGGGTGAAGTGGTTATTATGTTCCTGAAAAAAATTGAATATCAAATATGAATCATGCATTTGTATATTTCACATATACATAGTATAGGTTGCTTATAGATTTTTAGAGAGATAATTCAGCTTGTTTACcttcattaatttttatgttaattaatgtAAAAGCTAACATTAGATTTTTTAGGAAATTTGCTAATAagttaaatatatgtatgtatatttatatatttataaaaatgcatttccATATGTACAATATGTATGtgcaaatagaaaaatattttcagatataaatacatatgttcaaatatactatatatacatatagatgagCATGTATATCTTAAACAGAGTTCAGCTGAACATCAGAATATTGGCCATAACTTTATGAATCATATTGTTTCAAGACACAGTAGGAAATAAGATTAAAGGGAACAATTCGTGCACCATTTTGCTCTGGATATTAGAGAGGTGTAAtgcccatgtgtgtattttattctatgatttctCAGCACATTAAATTGAGTGTGTAATATTATTTAAGCTCCTGTAATATCTGGCATCATTTTTACTAGCTTCTCAAAAATCATGTGGATATAAAACATCCTGATTAACAGCATTAAAACAGAACTGATCATGTACAGTCACTACTATGTATCAGCTATGTAAGATTTTTACGTTCACAGAGATCTGATGACAATACTGTCCTACTTTTATAATACTAGAgaagactatctatctatctatctatctatctatctatctatctatctatctatcatcgtTTTTTagaggcaggttttctctgtgtagtcttggctatactggactcactttgtagaacagtctgacctcgaactcacagaggcccaccGACCTTTtcctccttgaatgctgggaacacagacatgcaccactgtgcccagctgaggAGACACTTTAAAAGGCATTGCTTGAGACTTGGTTCTGCTTTGCAGCAGAGGTCCCAAAGGACAGTTTGACAATGCTCTGTAAATGAATGCACTTTCTTAATAATTTCCTTTGGTAGTGCCATAATTCCACCATGACTATAAAAATTGAGCTCAGTAAAGCCAACACCAAGAGACAAGATATAGTGGAAGGGGTGAAATCCAAGACATCCTTAattctatgcaaaaaaaaaatcacagccaaaTAAAGATTCCTGAGAGCATAAGAAGCAGTGTGTCCCAGGAAAGAGCACGCCAACTGGATATCTAGTACCAAGTGGTCATCCTGAGAACATACTtaaaagtaacattacacaggctgaataatttgtatgtataaaactattaataaaaggtaggctgtgattttctttttctccttttttattactcagattttttttaatcatacaatATAGTCTCAATatgctttttcccttcctttttttctctgacttcctACCCACATTGTCTCTCATTTGGACCCTCTCCCTTTGTGTctctcattacaaaaaaaaaaaaaaaaaagacaggcttctaagagataacaacaaagcataacaaaataaaaaatattaagataaacCAAATACTTTCATATCCAAGTAGGATAAGAGAAGCCAACTGTAAAATTAAAGAGCCCCAAGAGAATGCATAAGAATCAGAAACTCACACATCTATTCAAGAATctcatttaattattaaaatgaaatctcTACTATTACATGCTGAAGACTTGGTGAAGACACATGTAgccctctgctttcttcttcattatttttgaatTCCTATGAGCTTCACTCTGTTGATTTAAGGTACCTTCTTTTCCCACGAATTTGACAGAGAACAAGGAACAGTATATGGGAgaatttggagggaagaaaggagagaaatattgTCATTatattataacttaaaaaaaaacaaagaaaaaataaacaaatagttcAACCTGACCCTAATCTTTATGATAtgtaacaaaattaaatatatatcaaGGAATACTAATTCTTCATTGTATGATCAGCGTATTTTGCTTAGATATTGGGCATATCTTTGTAAGGCATGTGTATTTACTTATTCCATCAGGTTTCTTTAGCAGATGGATGTGCTACCTGATGCCTTCATAACTTTTACTTGTCTTCCATTCCTTCTCTACACTTTTGTGATGACAGAAATCAGGAACTTAAAATAATTCTGATGATGGCATCAAGGATTTTATTGTTCGCCTGCTCTGGGATAAAATGAGACCCCAAGTTGAAAAGCACCATGAGAAttattgaagggaaaaaaaaagtggtcaatGACTGTTTACCATCTGGTTTCAGTATTGGTCACTATATTAGCATAAGCACCCTGCCTTGAGGGGAATAACTGCTGCTCACTGGAAGTATAACTTCCAATTCATCCAAGGCTGATAGTCAAAGGACAACCTTGTTGACATATTTATGTAATTCATTCTGTTCTTTACAATAACATAGATGATCagtagaaaagcaaaacaataaggaAATACATACTAGTGATAGGATGATGATAGGTGTTGTTTATGTCATGAAACTAAAGTATTTCAAAATCTGAAGTGGTCTCAAGATTAGTTTATGCAATTTAagattaatattttctctttttttgagtgtttcttactggctttcttatgctaaattttttttaatttaatttaatttttttattattagttacattttactaactctgtatcccagctgtatcccactccctcatttcctcccaatccctccctccctccctccctctctcatctcctccctgcccctttccaagtccactgattggtaaagacatcctcccctttcttctgaccctgttttatcaggtatcttcaaactggctgcaaagtcctcctctgtggcctagcaggactgctcctcccttgagaggtggggaggtcaaagagcctgcccctgagttcctgtcagaaatggcTGAGACTGAAGTAAATGTGACTTGCAGTGATCAGGTCTGACTTAACTTGCCTTGTGCTTTCAATCCATTTACACTGGTATTTGTAGTAGTATTTGTTAATCAGTTTAGTTGAGCAAACAAAAtctattatatgtatttattaatgaATAACTGTGAacctatattttgtatttatatctCATGCCAGTGTGTATGTTATAGCACCTTCTGTATGCTTCCCAACTAAGGTTTTTCCAACATGCTCTTTCGAGCTTTAAgctaaaattgtatttttcattaattaattaattaattaattacattagtTTATATCCCGATAAGCACTCCCCTTCCACCTCTATTCCAAGGGCCTCTTTCTGCCTTCCACTTccccaatatcaccctccctttcttctaGGAGAAGAGGAGACATCCCAAGAATATCAAccctccttggcatatcaagttgtggtAGGAATGGGATTATTCTCTTCTATTGAGGGTAGACAATGtcatccagttaggggaaagggatccatgggcagacagcagagtcagagacagccagggACCCTGCTGTAAGAGTACCCACATGAGGACTAAGCTGTACatcttttatatatgtgtgaggGGCCTAGGTCAAGCCCATAGACACTCTCTtcttgtggttcagtctctatgagcccctttGTGCCCAGGCtagttgattttgtaggctttcttgtggtatccttgatttttctggctcttttaatcctttttctccctcttccataagactttctgAGCTCTGCCAACTCTtcggctgtggttctctgcatctgttttcatcagctgctgggtgaagccactcagatgacagttatgccgGTTTCCTGCCTGCAAGTAtagcaaaatattattaatactgTCATgagtgggctctctctcattGCCTGGGACTTAAATTAGGAAAGTCAGTGATTGGGTAAgtggaaggttttatgggtgggttggtgtttctctTCCTCTACTGTAAATCCACCTGTCCACAATAGGGGGCCACATCATGCTCCATAACCTCTgcttctaggagtctcagctagggtcaccaccatagactcccaggagcctccaccATCCCAGAGAAGACACAGATATTATTCTACTGATGCTCAAAGAAATCATTATACAGTCTGACAAAATGGTAATATCTTATAATACCATTTTTACTGAATTTTGGTGTATTTCCCCTTCAGTTGCCAAATttaatcctcattttttttttcagaatttcatgAATGCTAGTAAAAAATTTGGACAGTATTTCTCAATGAAACAGCATCCATTTTGGGGTTTTTACGTTGCTCTCTTGCTTTACTCACTGctctcttaaaaagaaattgcTGATAGAGCATGTGAATAACAGTCACACATGATGCTTCTCTTCTTGCCCTTGACTCATTAGCTTTCACCTCAGGCAGCACAATGTTACGCATTCTTGGCTTAGATTTATCTTCAATTTATCCAATTCTATTCAGATGAGTTTCAATACGAATGTCTAATTCTACACAGAAAGTTGCCTACAGCATACCTCtagttaataatttttctttcttcgcAGGTTACTTCTGAAGACATACTGAGAAAAATGGGTGTAGGCAATCAGTCTGTGGTGTCAGAATTTATACTTTGGGGACTTTCCAACTCATGGAATATTCAGCTCTCACTCTTTgtgatatttttaatgatttatctTCTCATTGTTTCTGGAAATATTACCATTCTGGTTTTAATCATCTCTGACCCGCATCTGTATTCTCCCATGTACTTCCTGTTGGccaacctgtcttttgttgatatGTGGCTTTCTTCAGTCACCACTCCTAAAATGATCACAGACTTTCTCAGGGAAAACAAGACTATTTCCTTTGCAGGCTGCATGTCTCAGGTCTTCTTTGCTCACTGCATCGCTGCAGGAGAGATGGTGTTGTTGGTGGTAATGgcttatgaccgctatgtggccatctgcaagCCACTGCATTACTTTAccatcatgaacctgaaaagatgTACTGGGTTGGTGTTGACTTCCTGGACAACTGGATTTGTACATGCCATGAGTCACCTGGTAGTGATTGTGGAGCTGCCATTTTGTGGACCTAAGGAAATAGACAGTTTTTTCTGTGATATGCCATTGGTAATCAAGCTAGCTTGCATAGATTCCGATGATTTGGATGTTCTAATGAATGCTGGCTGTGGGGTTGTGGCTGTAACGTGCTTTATTCTGTTGCTCATATCCTACACTTATATCCTAATCACTGTACGACAGAGCTCTAAAGCTGGGGCTCATAAGGCCCTGTCCACGTGCACTGCCCACATCACAGTGGTGATCATCTTTTTTGCACCTTGCATCTTCATCTATGTGTGGCCTCTCAATATCACCTGGTTGGATAAATTTCTTGCTGTATTTTACTCTGTTTTCACACCTCTCCTCAACCCAGGTATTTATActctgagaaataaagaaatgaaaaatgccatgaaaagattTATAAGCAACTACTTTGGTCCCAAAGGAAATTTCTAATATCCAGATATATGTCCAAATTACTGAACATAGTGAAACTGACTGTTTGAAATAGATTTTAAGTCAGAAAATATAGTTGATATTCAAAATTTGTACAAATACCCTAATATAGATATAacttgctaattaaaaaaaatatgacatttaCTGACCAACCCTCTTTCTAAAATTTCTTTCTAAATCTAatttgaattttctttccttGTAGGGATATCATAAAACTGTTCCTCTATGTTTTTAATAGAGTTTACCTTAATGTGTGTTGACCAAACTCATATGTTTATCTTTATAAATAACATCTTAGTAAAATTTACCTGATTATAATTCTGTATATTACCACATGCCCCAAAAATTCAATTTCTTTGCCAAATGGCCAATATCATCACTTTTGCCTGATCACAGctatcaagaaaaaaacaaaacaaaacaaaaacaactaaaggagtGGGCAGAAAATGTTAAGAGAAGATCAAACAAGTTATAGACTCAACAAGGCAGCATTGTGTTAtactttgtgttttttattttaagccaGATGAATATGTATCATAATAAAATATCCAACAATGTTTACTGAGATTTCTATGTTATCTCAATCtgatactaaaatttgtactctaaattattatttaatatcatatatccTGAAATAGAATCTCCATGAGGTCTGTTTTCATAAATTGATTGATTCATAGGGTAACAAACTATGTTTAGGATGCTTTTTCCACAAGATAGAGTTTATAATGTTGGTTAAAACTCCATAGCTATTTGACCACTTTAGGAATTTCAGATCTtatattaagtattttttatttaggtTGTATTTTAAAGGATGCAAATAAAGGTTGAAGTTCATTCTTCTTCATGTGCACATCTCATTCTCCTTGTTTaggattctttctttcctccagtaTGTAGTTTTGGTATATTTGGTGAAAATCATGTCACTCTAATTGTGTAGAGTTAAGTAAAGTATTTCtagtatattttattcatttatatgtagTTATACaagtatgccagtaccatactgttGTGGTTCAGTTACACAaataaatattactcagcaattaaacagaaggaaaccatgaaatttgtaggcaaatggtggcatatagaaaagatcatcctgagtgaggtatcccagaagcataaaggcatacatgatatatactcacttataagtggaaattagacacgtaatatatgataaacataccaaaatctgtacacctaaagaaactaagcaagaaggaggcccatgggtaagatgatcaatcctcactcagaaagacaaatgggatagacattggaagaaggagaaaacaggaaacaggacaagagctcaccacagagggcctctgaaagactctacccagcagtgtatcaaagcagatgctgagactcttaaccaaactttggacagagtccaCTGGTactggagggtttctttttcttctctttgatcctagtctattaggtctcatcaggagtggatgtattgtcttcctctgtggcctggtgaggcttctcccccctcacggggagatgatcaaaaagcaggccaatcagttcatgtcagaagcagtccctgttcccattactatggaacccacttggacactgaactaccatctGTGTACTTTcttgctacctgaagatccagctttaccactcctatgTCTGTATCCAAATGATGCCCAagtataaaatttcaaataagcCAAAAGAACAAATTCTGACCAAATAAGatcagaaatcaatgaaaaaaaaatagatcaataAACATGTGATAATGTattaaagcagaaacaaagataattttgTGCACATTTACTATGAAAAAGTTGGCTCAAAAAGGACCTATAAAAGGCTGTTAATCACAAAATTAGCAGGTTATCTAGGTTGGGTACAGGGAAGAGGTGACATGGTTGATGTTTGGAGTTGATGATTTCTAACACTATCTGGAGGCAGAATTTTACCTGTTTTCTCTTAATACTTTCTAGTGGCTGAAGAAAGACCTTGAACTATAGATGATAATTTATTTTGTCAAAAATGTactgacataaaataaaaatttcatagacATACCTATACTACCATTTGGCAAATTTTATAGACATACCTACACTAACATTTGGCAAACAGCTCTTGATTGGGGTTAGCAATCTACACGTAAAATTAATGATTACTATCAAGTCAAAAGTtgaatctttaaaatgtttaattttgaatGGATTTGCTAAAATGTCAATTAAGCTGACagtgaaatagaataaaattaaataattaagtaAGAATATGTCTGGATCTTAATAACATTAAAGTCCATAATATAATATGGAATGCTTTATGCCTTTTTATTTCTCAGCTTAGAGGAAATAGGTGAATTTGTCAAAAAAATTACAGCTTTCCTTTGGAATTTAGTGTAAGGCAAAaatccatttctttcatttttattcattgttgtaCATGAAGTCTTAgacaatgtaaaaaattaaaaaggaaactagaATTAAAACTCTTAAAACTCATTATATTGGTAGGTGTCATAAATATTTGATTAGGAAATATTGAATAATCCAAATAGTAATTACTAGATACAATGAATTATTTCAGAAAGAGTGtagaatatgaaaatttaaaattgtatataattATACAATTAACAGTAGAACTTAATGTTTATAATATCAATATCTCATGACCATCTTTGACAAAACAATAGTATGTAAATTACATAATACTACTGAGTGTATTGAGAAGGATATAATACAGACAGAAATAAACCATTTTGTACATTTCAAACTGAGTAGATAATTAAAAGTTTGAGTTAGAAGACT includes the following:
- the LOC132648984 gene encoding olfactory receptor 4K3-like, whose amino-acid sequence is MGVGNQSVVSEFILWGLSNSWNIQLSLFVIFLMIYLLIVSGNITILVLIISDPHLYSPMYFLLANLSFVDMWLSSVTTPKMITDFLRENKTISFAGCMSQVFFAHCIAAGEMVLLVVMAYDRYVAICKPLHYFTIMNLKRCTGLVLTSWTTGFVHAMSHLVVIVELPFCGPKEIDSFFCDMPLVIKLACIDSDDLDVLMNAGCGVVAVTCFILLLISYTYILITVRQSSKAGAHKALSTCTAHITVVIIFFAPCIFIYVWPLNITWLDKFLAVFYSVFTPLLNPGIYTLRNKEMKNAMKRFISNYFGPKGNF